ATTGCGCATGTGCTGAGCCGAACGCCCCCGCGACAATCAGGAGGGACATCGTCATTGCGGCCAAGGCGTTTGATACCACGAGTCACCTCCTGGGCAGATGATGTTCAACAACGGCGTACGTTGAAATCTACACGACGGTCGATCGCATCGCTGGCATCATCGCGGCCGGTCCCGACAATGGATTCCCGGGATCCGACGCCGATGGCCTTCAACCTGTCAGCCAGACTGGGAGAGGCACTTTGGAGGAGATCCTTGATAAACTGGGCCCGCAGCACCGACAGGCGTTCATTGACCTGTGCCGGTCCGGTATTGGATGTGTGGCCGACGACATCGATGCAGGAATTGTTCTGCATTGCCTGTGTCGCGATTTGGCTTAGCCACATCGGATATGGCCCGGTGATATTCGGGTCATCAAGAAACTGCGTGGTGCCCGGCTTGAACAGAAGCCGCACGGACAACCTGTTGGCCGCCAGGCTGTATTTCACGAGACTGCCAAATGCCTCGGTGGCATCGGTCCGGCGGTTGAGCTTCCAGCTCGAAAGATAGATTCCGGAATGAACGCGAAGCTGGTCGCCGCCCGACATGTGCAGCGCCGTGCGGTAGAATGCCAGAGCCTCCCGATAACGCTTGTCGTCATATTCGAGAATGGCATCGCTCACAAAGGCGGAGGTGGCGATCCTCTCGACATAGAACGGATCAATCGGGTCACCCGGCTTCGAGCCCTGACAGGTTTTGATGTAGGCAGTGATCGCCGGATCATTGGTCCAGATCGGAGCGTCGGCGAAGGTCGGCGTTGGATCGGCCTTGACGCCTTCGGGCTTTGCCCGTGCGACGCCCTTCGACACGATGCTCTTGCTGCGAAGGTCTGCCAATGCAAGGCAGATCCGGTAGGCATCGCGAACGCCGTCAGCCGCGCCGGCATTGTTGACCGCGGTAAAAGTGCCGATCAGGACAACGGGAGCCCGGCTCAGGGCCTCGCTGGAAAATGGCCGCACCACGAAGCGGGGATAGGACTTGGTTACGAGGTCCTTGATCCGCTCCTGCATCAAGCGGGTTGCTGCTGATTGTGCGCCGGTCGCCGCATCGATCAAGGGATCGATGACAAGTTCGATCTTGTCCGAACCCGCGGGCACCGTGGCCTTGGAGAAGAGATCGTTGGCCGCCCGCAACAGAGCGTCGTCGAAAGGGATCGGCGTGGGCGGTGGGGCCGGCGCGCTTTGCGGCGCCGGGGGCGCCTGCGGGACTGGAGGCGCCTGCGCAAAGCCCGGCTGGATGGTCGTCAGCAGGAAGCCGATCGCGCACCATGTGACGATTGGACCGCGATCCATCATGTCTCCTCAGCCCCGATTGAAATCAGCTAACGACATTGTCGAAGGGCAGTACGGTCGGATTCCGATATGTCACCCAGTTGCGCACGCGCATTGATTTCCTGGCAGCTGGACGTCGATTTCTGGCGAGTTGGCGTCGTGGTTCCTCTTGCGTCGAGCGCAACGGCCGGCAGCCGGGCAGTTTCGACCGCAAGGCGCTGCTCGGCTCGTTCGCGGTCCGATTGCGTCTTCGCAAGTCTCTCTGCCATCGCACGCTCCAGCGACGCGCGCTGCTCGGCCAATCTGGCTTTGTTGGCTTCAAGTGCCGCAACTTCATTTGCCAGCCGGTTACGCTCCCCGGCATCAGGCTCGGGAGGCGGGGCCGCGGGCGATTGCGCTGGCGCAATTGAGCTCAATCGCTTTTCCTCGTCGGCTCGCCTGAGTTCGTCGCGTCGGCGCAATTGAGCCAATTCCTCGCTGGCTTTTCGAAAGCCGGCTTCGGCCTGTTCCAGGTCGAGCCGAAGCTGCCGTTCCTTCTCGGTGTATTCGTTGACCAATCGCTCACGTTCGTTGGCATTCTCGATGGTATCGATTTGAGCGCGGGCGGCATCGACCAGGCTGCTCGATGGAAACTTCGCGATGAACGCCTTCAAGGTGACCACGCTCGCAGAAGACAATGGCCCCATCTTCTTCCAGGCGATGAGGTCGCTCTCCT
The DNA window shown above is from Bradyrhizobium sp. CB1650 and carries:
- a CDS encoding OmpA family protein is translated as MIDAATGAQSAATRLMQERIKDLVTKSYPRFVVRPFSSEALSRAPVVLIGTFTAVNNAGAADGVRDAYRICLALADLRSKSIVSKGVARAKPEGVKADPTPTFADAPIWTNDPAITAYIKTCQGSKPGDPIDPFYVERIATSAFVSDAILEYDDKRYREALAFYRTALHMSGGDQLRVHSGIYLSSWKLNRRTDATEAFGSLVKYSLAANRLSVRLLFKPGTTQFLDDPNITGPYPMWLSQIATQAMQNNSCIDVVGHTSNTGPAQVNERLSVLRAQFIKDLLQSASPSLADRLKAIGVGSRESIVGTGRDDASDAIDRRVDFNVRRC